One part of the Acidobacteriota bacterium genome encodes these proteins:
- a CDS encoding phosphoglycerate kinase gives MNKKTIKDVALSGKRVFIRVDFNVPIKDGVIADDTRILGALPTIRYAVEHGAKVVLASHLGRPLKDKKKAEEKGLPYDPGKYSLGPVFEYLGGVDDLSIAFADDCVGDDVSAKVATLKNGDILLLENLRLHAEEEKNDDGFSKQLASLCDVYVNDAFGTAHRAHASTEGITHFVDDCVAGLLMEKELNFLGKALHDPERPFVAILGGAKVSDKIPVIESLINRKVDKLLIGGAMAYTFFKAQGFTIGKSLCEDEMMPKALEIEQMAKDAGVELILPTDHQVVDSYDPLNSAKTIPIAFTNAGLVGLDIGVETVAIFENALEGAKTIVWNGPMGMFEEKPFDEGTVAIAEAVAKATDAGATSIVGGGDSVSAVNQAGLNEKISHISTGGGATLEFLAGDELPGVAALDDK, from the coding sequence ATGAATAAGAAGACGATCAAGGACGTTGCTCTCAGCGGGAAACGTGTATTTATCCGTGTTGATTTTAACGTGCCGATCAAAGATGGTGTGATCGCCGACGATACGCGTATCCTCGGCGCCTTGCCGACCATTCGCTATGCGGTGGAGCACGGAGCAAAGGTAGTTCTTGCCTCACACCTCGGCCGTCCGCTCAAAGACAAAAAGAAGGCGGAAGAGAAGGGACTGCCTTATGATCCCGGGAAATACAGTCTTGGACCCGTATTTGAATACTTGGGTGGGGTCGACGATCTAAGCATAGCATTTGCAGACGATTGCGTCGGCGACGACGTTTCGGCGAAAGTCGCCACCTTGAAAAACGGTGACATTCTGCTCCTTGAGAATCTTCGCCTTCACGCCGAGGAAGAGAAAAACGATGACGGCTTTTCAAAACAGCTGGCCTCGCTGTGTGATGTTTACGTAAACGACGCATTCGGCACGGCACATCGCGCTCACGCTTCCACGGAAGGGATCACGCATTTTGTCGACGACTGCGTTGCCGGCTTACTGATGGAAAAGGAACTCAATTTCCTTGGCAAGGCTCTTCACGATCCTGAACGTCCGTTCGTCGCTATACTCGGGGGAGCAAAGGTCTCGGACAAAATTCCGGTCATCGAGTCGCTCATCAACCGCAAGGTCGACAAACTTCTGATCGGCGGAGCGATGGCATATACGTTTTTCAAGGCTCAAGGCTTTACGATAGGTAAGTCTTTGTGTGAGGACGAAATGATGCCGAAAGCTCTTGAGATCGAGCAAATGGCAAAAGACGCGGGCGTCGAGCTCATCCTGCCGACCGATCACCAGGTCGTCGACAGCTATGATCCGCTGAATTCGGCAAAAACCATTCCGATAGCCTTCACGAACGCCGGCCTGGTCGGCCTCGATATCGGCGTTGAAACCGTCGCTATTTTCGAGAATGCACTTGAAGGTGCCAAGACTATTGTTTGGAACGGCCCGATGGGCATGTTCGAAGAGAAACCGTTCGACGAAGGAACGGTCGCGATCGCAGAAGCCGTGGCAAAGGCGACCGATGCCGGTGCAACCTCAATTGTTGGCGGGGGAGACTCGGTCTCAGCTGTAAATCAGGCGGGGCTTAACGAAAAGATCAGTCACATCTCGACCGGCGGTGGAGCTACCCTCGAATTTTTGGCGGGCGACGAACTGCCAGGCGTTGCGGCACTGGACGATAAGTAG
- a CDS encoding triose-phosphate isomerase, producing the protein MRKPVIAGNWKMYKLLGEAVRSALSLKPLVANANHCEVVIAPVFTALKTVADRLEGSNICVAAQDCATQNEFGAHTGEITPTMLKDVGCTHVIIGHSERRQFYGETNESVNKKARASLAAGLTAIVCVGEMLAERESGNAENIVQRQLNTSLEGLTVADMERIIIAYEPVWAIGTGKTATPEQAQEMHGYIRSTVANSHSAEVANAVRILYGGSVKPDNIATLMSQPDVDGALVGGASLDAESFAAIVNYK; encoded by the coding sequence ATGAGAAAACCCGTGATCGCCGGAAACTGGAAGATGTATAAGCTGCTCGGAGAGGCCGTTCGGTCGGCGCTTTCATTAAAGCCGCTTGTTGCTAATGCAAATCATTGCGAAGTTGTCATAGCTCCCGTATTTACGGCGCTTAAGACGGTTGCCGATCGTTTGGAAGGCTCAAATATCTGCGTCGCAGCACAGGATTGTGCCACCCAAAATGAGTTTGGTGCTCATACCGGCGAGATAACTCCGACGATGCTTAAAGATGTTGGTTGTACGCATGTCATCATTGGCCATTCAGAACGGCGCCAGTTCTACGGTGAAACGAATGAATCTGTGAATAAGAAGGCGAGAGCATCGCTCGCCGCCGGCCTGACCGCGATCGTGTGTGTCGGCGAGATGTTGGCTGAAAGGGAATCCGGAAACGCAGAGAATATCGTCCAAAGGCAATTGAATACGAGTCTTGAAGGTTTGACAGTTGCCGATATGGAACGTATCATTATCGCTTACGAGCCTGTCTGGGCAATTGGTACGGGTAAAACCGCCACGCCTGAACAGGCTCAAGAAATGCACGGTTACATTCGCTCAACAGTTGCGAATTCACACAGTGCCGAGGTCGCAAATGCGGTCAGGATCCTTTACGGCGGTTCGGTCAAACCGGACAACATAGCGACACTTATGTCGCAGCCGGATGTCGACGGGGCACTCGTCGGCGGAGCTAGTCTTGATGCGGAAAGTTTTGCCGCGATCGTGAACTATAAATAG
- a CDS encoding glycosyltransferase family 2 protein yields the protein MKISAVIIAFNEEDKIGDAVRSVAWADEVIVVDSESTDATREIAESLGARVIVRAWPGFSAQKQFGVDEAANDWVFSLDADERATDELRDEIVALGETDIAGYTIPRLSYYMGRPIRHGNWYPDRQLRLFDRRKAKWKDVVIHESVEVNAGETVGKLNSDILHFTFEGIRQHADMIANRYAPLSAEEMHATGRQASIPAIVVAGPAAFLATYIFKLGFLDGLPGFVIAVFAAYNAFLKYLLLREMLSRPE from the coding sequence GTGAAGATCTCTGCCGTTATAATTGCGTTCAATGAGGAAGACAAGATCGGCGATGCTGTGCGGTCGGTGGCGTGGGCGGATGAGGTTATTGTTGTTGATTCGGAGAGTACGGACGCGACGCGTGAGATCGCGGAATCGCTTGGGGCGAGGGTAATTGTTAGGGCTTGGCCGGGGTTTTCGGCGCAGAAGCAGTTTGGGGTGGACGAGGCGGCGAATGATTGGGTGTTTAGCCTTGACGCGGATGAGCGGGCGACGGACGAGCTGAGGGACGAGATCGTAGCTCTGGGCGAAACGGACATTGCGGGTTATACGATACCGCGGCTTTCGTATTATATGGGACGGCCGATCAGGCACGGCAATTGGTATCCGGACCGGCAGCTTCGTTTGTTCGATCGCAGAAAGGCGAAGTGGAAGGACGTGGTGATACACGAATCGGTCGAGGTGAATGCGGGCGAGACCGTCGGCAAGCTGAACAGCGACATTTTGCACTTTACGTTCGAGGGCATACGTCAACATGCCGATATGATCGCGAACCGCTACGCTCCGCTTTCTGCCGAAGAGATGCACGCAACAGGGCGACAGGCTTCGATTCCCGCGATCGTAGTCGCCGGGCCGGCGGCGTTCCTGGCAACTTATATCTTCAAACTAGGATTTTTGGACGGCTTGCCCGGGTTTGTGATAGCCGTATTCGCGGCTTACAACGCGTTTCTCAAGTATCTCTTGCTCCGGGAAATGCTGAGCAGGCCGGAATGA
- a CDS encoding beta-ketoacyl-[acyl-carrier-protein] synthase family protein: MLKNFSRPRRVVITGFGCVTPIGIGREAFWKSLQTGVSGVRQISSFDVTESPVKIAAEVQDFDVSQFLTAKDIKHVPRTVPLVLAAAREALADAKIDTESLTLEGQRRIGVEIGTGGGGLAFAEKHYEYWFLGPKTHASVYIIPASTHGGLSSEISMAFGLKGLSHVISTGCTSSTDAIYYAAQHIALGRQNTMITGGVDAPLAPGIFAGFNLMTVLTRDWNEEPHRASRPFSVGRSGIVVGEGSFVFILEDLETALNRGANIYAEITGYGATCDAYHRVRLDDSGIEPARAMKMALDDAGVDHDQVEYVNLHGTSTVLNDKIETIAVKMALGPHAYKTPMSATKSQLGHPQGASGAAGIGAALCAMTTGVIPPTINLDEADPDCDLDYVPNTARSAAVNTALCNCIGFGSKNSALVLQKCVG, encoded by the coding sequence ATGTTAAAAAACTTTTCGCGTCCGCGTCGGGTGGTCATTACCGGGTTTGGCTGCGTTACACCTATCGGGATAGGACGTGAAGCATTTTGGAAATCGCTTCAAACCGGAGTCAGCGGAGTTCGTCAAATCAGTAGTTTCGACGTAACCGAATCTCCAGTCAAGATCGCCGCAGAAGTGCAGGATTTCGATGTTTCGCAATTTTTGACAGCGAAGGATATTAAACACGTACCGCGGACCGTTCCTCTCGTCTTAGCCGCTGCACGCGAAGCCTTGGCGGACGCAAAGATCGACACTGAATCACTCACACTTGAAGGACAGCGGCGGATCGGTGTCGAGATCGGAACCGGAGGCGGTGGATTGGCATTCGCCGAAAAGCACTACGAATATTGGTTTCTAGGCCCTAAAACGCACGCAAGCGTATACATAATCCCAGCCTCGACTCATGGCGGATTGTCGTCCGAAATTTCGATGGCGTTCGGACTCAAGGGGCTTTCTCACGTTATTTCGACGGGCTGCACAAGTTCGACCGATGCTATATACTATGCTGCCCAACATATTGCACTCGGACGTCAAAATACGATGATCACCGGGGGAGTGGACGCTCCGCTAGCTCCTGGTATTTTCGCCGGTTTTAATTTGATGACGGTCTTGACCCGAGATTGGAATGAAGAGCCTCACCGGGCGTCACGGCCATTTTCGGTTGGACGATCAGGTATTGTAGTTGGCGAAGGTTCCTTTGTCTTCATTCTCGAAGATCTCGAAACAGCTTTGAATCGGGGTGCGAATATATATGCCGAGATCACAGGTTACGGAGCGACCTGTGATGCCTATCACCGTGTTCGTCTTGATGATTCTGGAATTGAACCTGCACGAGCGATGAAGATGGCGCTCGATGACGCGGGCGTCGATCACGATCAGGTCGAGTATGTGAATTTGCATGGAACGTCGACGGTCCTAAATGACAAGATCGAGACCATTGCCGTCAAGATGGCACTTGGCCCGCATGCATACAAGACTCCGATGTCAGCGACAAAATCACAACTCGGCCATCCACAAGGTGCAAGCGGTGCCGCAGGGATCGGGGCCGCCTTATGTGCGATGACGACCGGGGTGATACCGCCCACGATCAATCTGGACGAAGCCGATCCCGATTGCGATTTGGACTATGTCCCAAATACTGCGAGGTCTGCTGCGGTCAATACAGCCTTATGTAACTGCATTGGATTCGGTTCGAAGAACAGTGCGTTGGTCTTGCAGAAATGCGTCGGTTAG
- a CDS encoding VWA domain-containing protein, which produces MKPYLKSKTKLRPLSLLPLFAFLVLFCGVSFAQNDDDIVTVDSSIVLVNVTILDRSGKTVGGLTEKQFKIFEDGVEQKIESFAAEETPFAAVILMDTSGSMESRVSIARSAAIKFLEGLRIDDNAAIYHFHSKVELVQDFSNSRDIVERIFDLKADGMTVLNDAVFKAAELLAARKEKRRAIIVLSDGADTQSKRSQDKALKAANAAGATIYTIDMSSPDATLKEKLQNQSALKSFAEKTGGTFVATPGGNGMRDAFKRIVEELGNQYTLAYSPKDAKKDGKFHSIEVTVSRPNLTLRTRKGYNAPKQK; this is translated from the coding sequence TTGAAGCCATACCTTAAATCGAAAACGAAACTGCGGCCGCTGTCTTTGCTGCCGCTTTTTGCGTTTCTTGTTCTGTTCTGCGGGGTTTCGTTTGCGCAGAACGACGACGATATCGTCACGGTCGATTCGTCGATAGTGCTTGTCAATGTCACCATTCTCGATAGATCGGGAAAGACTGTCGGCGGGCTCACTGAGAAGCAGTTCAAGATATTCGAGGATGGCGTCGAACAAAAGATAGAATCATTTGCGGCTGAGGAAACACCCTTTGCCGCCGTGATCCTGATGGACACGTCCGGCAGCATGGAATCGCGTGTCAGCATCGCCCGCAGTGCGGCTATCAAGTTTCTCGAAGGCCTGCGGATCGATGACAACGCGGCGATCTATCATTTTCATTCAAAGGTCGAACTCGTTCAGGATTTTTCGAACAGCCGAGACATTGTCGAACGCATATTCGATCTGAAGGCCGATGGGATGACGGTGCTCAACGATGCCGTGTTCAAGGCGGCAGAATTGCTGGCTGCCCGCAAAGAAAAGCGGCGGGCGATAATCGTCCTTTCGGACGGTGCCGACACCCAAAGCAAGAGGTCGCAGGACAAGGCGCTAAAGGCAGCTAATGCCGCCGGAGCGACGATCTACACGATAGACATGTCGTCGCCCGACGCCACACTAAAAGAAAAGTTACAGAACCAATCAGCACTCAAGAGCTTTGCCGAAAAGACCGGCGGTACATTCGTCGCCACGCCCGGCGGCAACGGCATGCGCGATGCTTTTAAACGTATCGTCGAGGAACTCGGCAATCAATACACGCTCGCGTATTCGCCAAAAGACGCAAAAAAGGACGGCAAATTTCATTCGATAGAAGTCACCGTCTCACGCCCGAACCTCACGCTCCGTACGCGTAAGGGCTATAACGCCCCGAAGCAGAAGTGA
- a CDS encoding TolC family protein: MTFSRSKTLLSSCFSAGLLVAAVQSASGQDSQIARNTSDIAREVPVVYSPARTVETGAAAPISNVSRIGVQQSQPLPLSIDDAIRRALANNNTVEISRTDVRISETSLRSRLGIYDPVFSVSPTISHSQTTGNAGTNDFRAGSSLSQFVKPGGGNYQVFFNNNRTENAFAQAQASSGSVTSGGNSAIYTSSLGISFTQPLARNFNIDSKRQGIKIAKKQLQQSDTDFRLQATGTIAQVQRTYWDLVFALRDQQNQVANVNLAKENLRQIEARIDAGAAAPLARAEVVTELANREGSLLLSTEQVTVTENALKQLIIKDPLSPEWAQTIVPTDSPTFSALSVNLDDAMKDAMENRFELKRLKLASEINDIDVAYFKNQVRPQIDLNTTFSLDGLSRGSATTASTFVPQFSGNEEILRQKINTLFAPASQIPNPLIEVPGTPSYLVGGFNRSLANIFRSDAPNYSIGVTISFPFRNRTAKANLEGAKITGERIAAQTRSQEQAVMVEVRNAVQAVETARQRVLTARRARESAEIQLDGERKLYDAGRSTTFLLFQRENSLTNARNAEIRAETDYNKAVADLQRYTATSFRVNNIQIDSPVIIK; this comes from the coding sequence ATGACTTTTTCCCGTTCAAAGACCTTACTTTCGTCATGCTTTTCAGCCGGCCTATTGGTCGCCGCCGTCCAGTCGGCTTCAGGCCAGGATTCGCAGATCGCCAGAAATACGAGTGATATTGCAAGAGAAGTGCCCGTTGTCTATTCACCGGCACGTACCGTAGAAACGGGCGCAGCCGCCCCGATCTCAAATGTGAGCCGTATCGGCGTGCAGCAATCACAGCCGCTGCCGTTGTCGATCGATGATGCAATTCGGCGTGCTCTCGCAAATAATAATACTGTCGAGATATCGAGAACCGACGTCCGAATATCGGAAACCTCGCTGCGGTCGCGTCTTGGGATCTACGATCCGGTGTTTAGCGTTTCGCCAACTATTTCGCACAGCCAAACGACGGGAAATGCCGGGACGAATGATTTCCGTGCCGGTTCGAGCCTTTCACAATTCGTGAAGCCTGGCGGCGGAAATTATCAGGTGTTTTTCAATAACAATCGCACCGAGAATGCATTTGCACAGGCACAGGCAAGCTCGGGCTCGGTGACGAGCGGCGGCAACAGTGCTATCTACACGTCGAGCCTTGGGATCAGTTTTACTCAGCCGTTGGCAAGAAACTTTAATATTGACAGCAAGCGCCAAGGTATAAAGATCGCTAAAAAGCAGCTCCAGCAATCGGATACCGATTTTCGCCTTCAGGCGACCGGCACGATCGCTCAGGTACAGCGGACCTATTGGGACCTCGTGTTTGCCCTTCGCGACCAGCAAAATCAGGTCGCTAATGTAAATCTCGCCAAAGAGAACCTTCGCCAGATCGAAGCCAGGATCGACGCCGGAGCCGCCGCACCGTTGGCTCGGGCCGAGGTGGTAACGGAACTGGCCAATCGCGAGGGCTCGCTCCTGCTTTCGACCGAGCAGGTCACCGTTACCGAAAACGCCCTGAAACAGCTGATCATCAAGGATCCGTTATCGCCCGAATGGGCTCAGACGATCGTTCCGACCGACAGCCCGACATTTAGTGCCTTGTCCGTGAATCTCGACGATGCGATGAAGGACGCGATGGAAAATCGTTTCGAGCTGAAACGGCTGAAATTGGCCAGCGAGATCAATGACATCGACGTAGCCTATTTCAAAAATCAGGTTCGGCCTCAGATCGACCTGAACACTACGTTCTCGCTCGACGGGCTTTCACGCGGCAGTGCAACAACGGCGTCGACGTTCGTACCTCAGTTCTCGGGAAATGAGGAAATATTACGGCAAAAGATAAACACGCTTTTCGCTCCGGCCAGTCAGATACCAAATCCATTGATCGAAGTCCCGGGAACGCCCAGCTATCTCGTCGGAGGATTTAACCGGTCACTTGCGAATATTTTCCGAAGCGACGCACCGAACTATTCGATCGGCGTGACGATCTCGTTTCCCTTCCGCAATCGCACCGCCAAGGCCAATCTGGAAGGTGCGAAGATCACCGGCGAGCGGATTGCCGCCCAGACACGTTCGCAGGAACAGGCTGTGATGGTCGAGGTGCGCAATGCCGTGCAAGCTGTCGAAACGGCCCGACAACGCGTTCTGACGGCCCGTCGGGCTCGTGAGAGTGCCGAGATCCAGCTCGACGGCGAACGCAAACTCTACGATGCCGGACGCTCGACGACGTTCCTGCTGTTCCAACGCGAAAACTCGCTCACCAACGCCCGCAACGCCGAGATCCGTGCCGAGACCGACTACAACAAGGCCGTCGCCGACCTACAGCGTTACACCGCAACCTCGTTCCGGGTAAACAATATCCAGATCGACAGTCCGGTCATCATTAAATAA
- a CDS encoding D-alanine--D-alanine ligase, translated as MKTRVGVIFGGRSGEHEISIRSAKTVIEQIDHEKYHVVPVAITKEGEWLSPVFSRDLFPESTRELFNEHFPEVGCRQGAISGDATVGGLTATAGGETFKLPLDVVFPVLHGTYGEDGTIQGLFEMADLPYVGCGVLASSTGMDKAFMKALFRDAGLPICNYVWFMRDEWERNRERTLTQVADKLGFPCFVKPANLGSSVGVSRATDHESLAEAIALAAEYDRKIIVEEGLEMREIECAVMGNDHPEASLPGEYIIRDSSKAFLDYTEKYSGTGNNEFVVPAPVSDELSNKIRQMAVTAFKAIDGSGLARVDFFLRNDNGALLVNEINTMPGLTDASGFPKMWAGTGKPFPQVIDELIQLAIQRHQDKKRNRTDR; from the coding sequence ATGAAAACACGCGTTGGAGTTATATTTGGCGGCCGCTCGGGCGAGCATGAGATCTCTATCCGTTCGGCGAAGACCGTTATTGAACAGATCGACCATGAGAAGTACCACGTGGTCCCTGTTGCGATAACCAAAGAAGGCGAGTGGCTTTCGCCCGTATTTTCGCGTGACTTGTTTCCTGAGAGTACGCGGGAATTATTCAATGAGCATTTTCCAGAGGTTGGTTGCCGACAGGGAGCCATTTCGGGTGATGCCACCGTCGGAGGATTGACCGCGACAGCCGGCGGTGAAACATTTAAGCTCCCGCTCGATGTCGTATTTCCGGTCCTGCACGGCACATACGGCGAGGACGGCACTATTCAAGGTCTATTCGAAATGGCCGATCTTCCGTACGTCGGGTGCGGTGTGCTGGCGAGTTCGACGGGCATGGACAAGGCGTTCATGAAAGCGCTGTTTCGCGACGCAGGACTGCCGATCTGCAATTATGTGTGGTTCATGCGTGACGAATGGGAACGCAACCGCGAGCGTACGCTCACGCAGGTTGCAGACAAACTCGGCTTTCCGTGCTTTGTAAAACCGGCGAATCTCGGTTCATCCGTGGGTGTCTCAAGGGCCACAGATCACGAATCGCTCGCCGAGGCCATCGCACTTGCCGCCGAATACGACCGCAAGATCATCGTCGAAGAAGGCCTCGAAATGCGCGAGATCGAATGTGCCGTGATGGGCAATGACCATCCCGAAGCAAGCCTGCCGGGCGAATACATCATCCGCGACTCATCGAAAGCGTTTCTCGATTACACCGAAAAATACTCGGGAACGGGCAATAACGAATTCGTCGTGCCCGCACCGGTTTCCGACGAGCTTTCGAACAAGATCCGCCAGATGGCCGTCACGGCGTTCAAGGCGATCGACGGCTCGGGCCTAGCCCGTGTCGATTTCTTCTTACGCAATGACAACGGAGCCTTGCTGGTCAACGAGATCAACACCATGCCCGGCCTCACTGACGCGTCGGGCTTTCCAAAGATGTGGGCCGGAACGGGAAAACCGTTCCCGCAGGTCATCGACGAGCTCATACAACTCGCGATTCAGCGGCATCAGGATAAAAAGAGGAATCGGACCGACCGGTAA
- the gap gene encoding type I glyceraldehyde-3-phosphate dehydrogenase — MGIKVGINGFGRIGRAVVRTWLGDSDIDLVAVNDLTDTKTLAHLLKYDSVMGNLDHDISAADGKITVEGDSFRVFSEKDPAAIDWAAVGAEIVIESTGRFTNAEDARKHMRGDVKKVIISAPAKNEDVTIVLGVNDEMYDAANHHIVSNASCTTNCLAPVAKVIHEKFGIKNALMNTIHSYTNDQQLLDLPHKDLRRARAAALSMIPTSTGAAKAVALVIPELKGKFDGISVRVPTPNVSLVDVVMNVERSTSAEEVNQMLRDAAAGPMKGILAVSDEPLVSIDFKGNPHSSIVDSENTKVIDGTCIKILSWYDNEWGYSCRVRDLVKFIAAKGL; from the coding sequence ATGGGAATCAAAGTAGGTATAAATGGTTTTGGACGTATCGGACGGGCTGTTGTCCGGACTTGGCTCGGCGACTCAGACATAGACCTCGTTGCCGTTAACGATCTTACGGATACAAAGACGCTCGCTCATCTGCTTAAGTACGACTCAGTAATGGGCAATCTCGATCACGATATTAGTGCAGCCGACGGCAAGATCACCGTCGAAGGCGATTCGTTCCGCGTTTTTTCGGAGAAAGACCCTGCAGCTATCGATTGGGCCGCCGTCGGTGCCGAGATCGTGATCGAATCGACGGGCCGTTTCACCAACGCCGAAGATGCACGTAAACACATGCGCGGCGATGTGAAAAAGGTGATCATTTCGGCACCTGCAAAGAACGAAGACGTGACGATCGTCCTCGGCGTCAATGACGAAATGTACGACGCCGCGAATCATCATATAGTTTCGAATGCCTCTTGCACGACCAACTGCCTGGCTCCGGTGGCAAAGGTCATCCACGAGAAATTCGGCATCAAAAATGCGCTGATGAATACGATCCACAGCTACACGAACGATCAGCAGTTGCTTGATCTGCCCCACAAAGACCTGCGTCGTGCCCGCGCGGCCGCACTTTCGATGATCCCGACCTCTACCGGTGCTGCTAAGGCAGTCGCTCTAGTAATACCGGAACTGAAAGGCAAGTTTGACGGCATATCGGTCCGCGTTCCGACGCCGAACGTTTCACTGGTTGATGTAGTTATGAACGTAGAACGCTCGACCTCCGCCGAGGAAGTCAATCAAATGCTACGCGATGCTGCTGCCGGCCCAATGAAGGGAATTCTAGCCGTTAGCGACGAACCGCTTGTTTCGATCGATTTCAAAGGAAACCCGCATTCGTCGATAGTTGATTCCGAAAATACTAAGGTAATAGACGGCACCTGCATCAAGATCTTGTCATGGTACGACAACGAATGGGGCTACTCATGCCGCGTTCGCGATCTTGTTAAATTCATTGCCGCAAAGGGATTGTAA
- a CDS encoding NAD(P)/FAD-dependent oxidoreductase yields MDTNLKNSYDVIIAGAGPAGSSAAIRLAKAGMSILLIEQKRFPREKLCGEFISPECLIHFQELGVSPAILAAGGTSLYDTDFYSRSGKAVSVRTEWFGKGESPAIGLSRAEMDNLMVEQAKRIGVDVFDETSVTGLLMENAHVRGVKVKNKMGLETQIESSLTVDATGRTRSLARKLEARDAKRSAAKYVAFKTHLRGAQIKLGSCEIYVYRGGYGGCNQVEDSLFNLCFIASAEDTKRLDSSAERIMRELVFTNKRAKYAMEGAVVEKPWLAVPIERFGRGDLVPAKGLITVGDSSAFIDPFTGSGILLALESSKIVANAIVNSRSIGLDLKMIEDSYRKNYAAAFDSRLRVCSWLRYAAFAPWLADATIALLSVNSGLLRHVARATRVNPDPVIK; encoded by the coding sequence ATGGATACAAACCTTAAGAATTCATATGACGTGATCATCGCCGGGGCTGGCCCGGCCGGCTCCAGTGCTGCAATTAGACTTGCGAAAGCCGGGATGAGTATTCTTTTGATCGAACAGAAGAGATTTCCCCGCGAAAAACTTTGCGGCGAATTCATTTCCCCAGAATGTCTTATACATTTTCAGGAGCTTGGTGTGTCGCCTGCGATTCTTGCGGCCGGAGGTACCTCGTTATATGATACAGACTTTTATTCTCGTAGCGGAAAGGCTGTCTCGGTTCGCACTGAGTGGTTCGGCAAAGGTGAATCGCCTGCAATTGGCCTCAGTCGTGCAGAAATGGACAATTTAATGGTTGAACAGGCTAAGCGTATAGGCGTTGACGTTTTCGATGAAACAAGTGTGACGGGTCTCTTAATGGAGAATGCTCATGTCCGGGGTGTTAAAGTAAAAAATAAAATGGGCCTGGAGACGCAAATAGAATCATCACTCACTGTCGATGCGACAGGTCGGACTCGCAGCCTGGCAAGAAAACTTGAGGCTCGGGACGCAAAGAGGTCGGCGGCGAAGTACGTGGCATTCAAAACGCATTTACGCGGTGCCCAGATCAAGCTTGGCTCGTGTGAGATCTATGTTTACCGAGGCGGATATGGAGGCTGTAATCAGGTTGAAGATAGCCTCTTCAATTTGTGTTTTATCGCGTCCGCAGAAGATACCAAGCGCTTGGATAGCAGCGCCGAAAGAATAATGCGTGAGCTCGTTTTTACAAACAAACGTGCAAAGTACGCGATGGAGGGAGCTGTCGTGGAAAAGCCATGGCTGGCCGTACCGATAGAGCGATTCGGCCGGGGCGATCTCGTGCCGGCGAAAGGTTTGATAACCGTCGGTGATTCCTCTGCCTTTATCGATCCGTTTACCGGCAGCGGGATTTTGCTTGCACTCGAAAGCTCAAAGATCGTCGCGAATGCGATCGTCAATAGCCGCTCGATAGGCCTGGACCTTAAAATGATTGAAGATTCCTATCGAAAAAACTACGCCGCAGCATTCGATTCGCGGCTGCGGGTATGCTCATGGCTTCGATATGCCGCTTTCGCTCCTTGGTTGGCCGATGCGACGATCGCCCTGCTATCGGTAAATAGCGGGTTGCTGAGGCACGTTGCAAGAGCAACTCGGGTTAATCCGGACCCGGTCATCAAATAA
- a CDS encoding methyltransferase domain-containing protein, which produces MFDRFQQRSTDLERLDTGEYTSEEYSRWQREMKFIHGILGEERALKNTLLRDIETPHETKLSVIDVGAGSGGLLRKLAYWTLPRDVFLVGAEIDRIAAKSITDSKIAGLQCDALRLPFCDNAFDYSFCSLFLHHLDDDGAVKLLKEMSRVASKRIYVIDLNRHPLAYYFYNFFGWFVLQRFTLEDGSLSILRSRTPGELFEIARKAGLNDTKVEHSRVNRLILSGR; this is translated from the coding sequence ATGTTCGATCGTTTTCAACAACGCAGCACTGACCTCGAACGCCTCGACACTGGTGAATACACTTCCGAGGAATATTCGCGATGGCAGCGTGAGATGAAGTTCATTCACGGTATTTTGGGAGAGGAGCGGGCACTCAAGAATACATTACTACGGGATATCGAAACACCTCATGAGACGAAACTATCCGTGATCGACGTTGGGGCGGGTTCCGGAGGATTATTAAGAAAACTTGCTTATTGGACACTTCCCCGCGACGTTTTTCTGGTTGGAGCAGAAATTGACCGAATTGCCGCTAAATCGATCACCGATTCCAAGATCGCAGGGCTTCAGTGTGACGCGTTGCGGTTGCCCTTCTGTGACAACGCATTTGATTATTCATTCTGCTCCCTTTTCCTGCATCATCTCGACGATGACGGGGCGGTGAAACTTCTTAAGGAGATGTCTCGCGTGGCATCAAAGCGAATTTACGTGATCGACTTGAACAGGCATCCGCTCGCTTACTACTTCTATAATTTCTTTGGATGGTTCGTTCTGCAGCGGTTCACTCTTGAGGATGGCTCGCTATCCATCTTGCGTAGCCGAACGCCCGGAGAGCTGTTCGAGATCGCAAGAAAGGCCGGATTGAATGACACTAAGGTCGAACATTCGCGGGTAAATAGATTGATACTCTCCGGAAGATAG